One window of Opisthocomus hoazin isolate bOpiHoa1 chromosome 13, bOpiHoa1.hap1, whole genome shotgun sequence genomic DNA carries:
- the FBRSL1 gene encoding fibrosin-1-like protein isoform X19 codes for MKVPTSRSGRNSEEDSIREATSSQRSSSRDRLSDSSAQSLSGRGYSCDSESDIDDKTATELELTRIRSALITSKASVGSEKLFSPAANKGPTLNDKPEAKAANVPKVSGLERSRELSTDVPFALPIPSPQPVAAVVTSTSSAPTSSARASPLLKKEPVISAPAPPRLTPQPQPRPQSQPQPRPQSQPQLIPELRTQPPSHIPPPLNYQVHHQVAHNGLNNISRSSSASSATSISLPKHLPLSPQIPPHHSSGPALPLSISNLATSHFSLRSQTQHQHHPAMFATPPTLPPPPALPTNSLVIPGHPADHELLRQELNNRFLVQSSDRAAASLGPVPLLRAEFHQHQHTHQHQHTHQHTFTPFPSSLPQTPLMPPSAPPMVRTPAQNFDKYAPKLDNPYFRHSNFFPTYPPAMPGMPPMLPHSGPFGSLQGAFQPKTSNPIDVAGRPGAVHHTLLQKTPGVSDPYRPPVRVSKKPGKWCAVHVQIAWQIYHHQQKIKQMQLDPHKLEIGGKLDLFSRPPAPGVFPGFHYPQDLARPLFSTTGATHPATTPFGPSPHHSSFLPTNHLAGKYPFSRSSTFSGLGNLGSNAFGGLGSHALTHNNIFTHKDGPNLQNFSNPHEPWNRLHRTPPSFPTPPQWPKPTDSERSSSVTNHDRDREREREPEKRDLSLSKDDRDKERDLMDKNRHSNRSSPASAPVTHQISNLIRSNSQTSSDPIRQVSLGERERSKEPEREHPDRLREPPIAEHKIKESRSPVKETPSHDKRPSEDNTKPVIQSVSPYSKPALSESLKLTNLMSKDMERKTELPSDLQKIKNDIKVKEERKEDSDVLVVGSEPSQHSRSVEHPPPPTLHGLSLPHSMAASMPISMGSVHQMNNMNVLDRSRMMTPLIGMNPLSGRERLPHPGFSWDPMRDPLRDAYRSLDLHRRMDFQLRTDPIHRFPTTSGFYDHERSYRDREPHDYNHENLLEARREQERLRQVEERERLHLREELERARMHHLHSSPIESHLAHVPSFMPHLSGMHYPRLSPSTAMHNGILNRNPPTAALSAPPPLVPASSTRPASPRRTTPLTNSESRDYSPSRNPKEVEAR; via the exons GTCCCACCTTGAATGACAAGCCAGAAGCGAAAGCAGCCAATGTCCCAAAGGTGTCTGGGCTAGAGCGGAGCCGGGAACTGAGCACCGACGTGCCCTTCGCCCTGCCGATCCCCAGCCCCCAGCCAGTAGCTGCCGTTGTGACTTCTACTTCCTCAGCACCCACGTCGAGCGCCAGAGCAAGCCCGCTGTTGAAGAAGGAGCCAGTGATTtcagcaccagcaccaccaagGCTCACACCTCAGCCACAGCCTCGGCCACAGTCGCAACCTCAACCTCGGCCGCAGTCGCAGCCTCAGTTAATACCTGAGCTTCGGACCCAGCCTCCGAGCCACATCCCTCCACCGCTCAATTACCAAGTGCATCACCAGGTGGCCCACAACGGACTCAATAATATCAG ccGGAGCAGCAGTGCTAGCAGTGCAACAAGCATCAGCCTCCCGAAAcaccttcccctctctccccagaTTCCTCCGCACCATTCCTCTGGCCCGGCTCTGCCCCTCTCCATCTCTAATCTTGCTACCTCGCACTTCTCTCTCAGATCGCAGACCCAACACCAGCACCATCCGGCCATGTTCGCCACCCCACCCACGCTGCCACCTCCACCAGCGTTACCTACCAACAGCCTCGTGATACCAGGTCACCCTGCGG ATCACGAACTGCTCAGGCAAGAGCTGAACAACCGGTTTTTGGTTCAGAGTTCGGACCGGGCCGCTGCCTCACTTGGCCCGGTGCCGCTGCTGAGAGCGGAGTTTCACCAGCACCAACACACGCATCAGCACCAACACACCCACCAGCACACATTCACTCCTTTTCCATCCAGCTTGCCCCAGACGCCGCTCATGCCGCCCTCTGCACCTCCCATGGTGCGTACCCCAGCCCAAAAT tttgacaAGTACGCTCCCAAATTAGACAACCCTTACTTTCGACATTCCAAC ttCTTTCCAACCTATCCTCCAGCAATGCCTGGAATGCCACCCATGCTTCCACATTCAGGTCCCTTTGGGTCACTTCAGGGAGCATTTCAACCGAAG ACTTCGAACCCTATTGATGTAGCAGGTAGACCAGGCGCAGTCCACCATACGCTGCTGCAGAAGACTCCAGGG GTGTCAGACCCTTATAGGCCTCCAGTAAGAGTAAGTAAG AAACCTGGGAAGTGGTGTGCGGTTCATGTACAGATCGCCTGGCAGATCTACCATCACCAGCAAAAGATAAAG CAAATGCAGCTGGATCCCCACAAGCTAGAGATAGGTGGTAAACTTGACCTGTTCAGCAGACCTCCCGCCCCTGGAGTGTTTCCAGGCTTCCATTATCCACAAGATCTTGCCAGGCCTCTGTTTTCTACCACAG GTGCGACCCACCCAGCCACCACCCCTTTTGGTCCTTCACCTCACCACAGCAGTTTCCTGCCTACTAACCACTTGGCAGGTAAGT ATCCATTTAGCAGGTCAAGCACCTTCAGCGGCCTTGGGAACTTAGGCAGCAATGCCTTTGGAGGATTAGGCAGTCATGCTCTGA CTCACAACAACATCTTTACTCACAAAGATGGCCCAAACCTGCAGAATTTCAGTAATCCCCACGAGCCATGGAATAGACTCCATCGGACCCCACCATCCTTCCCAACACCCCCGCAGTGGCCCAAGCCCACCGATTCTGAGCGAAGCTCCTCAGTGACAAACCATGACAGAGACAGAgagcgggagcgggagcccgAGAAGAGGGATCTTTCTCTGAGTAAAGACGACAGAGACAAAGAGAG AGACCTCATGGATAAAAACAGACATTCAAACCGATCCTCGCCGGCATCGGCTCCAGTGACACATCAGATAAGCAATCTCATCCGCAGCAACAGCCAAACCTCCAGCGATCCCATCAGGCAGGTTAGCCTCGGTGAAAGGGAAAGGTCCAAAGAACCCGAGCGAGAGCACCCTGACCGGCTGAGAGAGCCGCCCATAGCAGAACACAAGATTAAAGAGAGCCGTTCCCCAGTGAAGGAAACTCCAAGCCATGATAAGAGACCCTCTGAGGACAACACAAAGCCAGTAATCCAGTCTGTATCCCCGTACAGCAAACCTGCACTAAGTGAGAGCTTGAAGCTTACCAATCTAATGAGCAAGGACATGGAGAGAAAGACAGAGCTTCCCAGCGACCTCCAGAAGATTAAGAATGACATCAAAGTcaaagaggagaggaaggaagacagTGATGTGCTGGTGGTGGGGTCTGAGCCTTCACAGCACTCCCGGTCGGTGGAGCATCCCCCACCACCTACTTTGCATGGATTATCATTGCCTCACTCGATGGCTGCCTCTATGCCCATCTCCATGGGCAGCGTGCACCAGATGAACAACATGAATGTTCTGGACCGCAGCAGGATGATGACCCCGCTCATAGGCATGAATCCTTTGTCAGGAAGAGAGAGGCTGCCACATCCTGGATTTTCCTGGGACCCAATGAGGGACCCATTGCGAGATGCCTACCGGAGCCTAGACCTGCACCGTCGAATGGACTTCCAGCTCCGGACGGATCCCATCCATAGGTTCCCTACCACCTCTGGATTTTACGACCATGAGCGTTCttatagagacagggagccgcacGACTACAACCATGAAAACCTTCTCGAAGCCCGCCGAGAGCAGGAGCGGTTGCGGCAAGTGGAGGAAAGGGAGCGCTTGCACTTACGGGAAGAACTTGAGCGTGCCAGAATGCACCACTTGCACTCGTCCCCCATCGAAAGTCACCTGGCACACGTGCCATCCTTCATGCCTCATTTAAGCGGGATGCATTACCCCAGACTGAGTCCATCCACTGCCATGCACAACGGGATTTTGAACCGGAACCCGCCGACCGCAGCGCTGagcgccccgccgcccctcgtACCAGCGAGCAGCACCAGACCTGCCTCCCCACGCAGGACTACTCCACTCACAAACTCAGAGTCCAGGGACTACTCCCCCTCTAGGAACCCCAAAGAAGTAGAGGCACGATAG